Proteins from a single region of Amblyomma americanum isolate KBUSLIRL-KWMA chromosome 10, ASM5285725v1, whole genome shotgun sequence:
- the LOC144108342 gene encoding uncharacterized protein LOC144108342, with protein MNASENCPFKRACSAIVCVLRLLLLSGDVEVNPGPMTKAQEEKLDTVAETVLRLEASNATLIEAVTKVLNIHATLKTDLENLTKRVQELETKLELASSVSTSANHESGLSNIVNKIDDLENRSRRSNVLFYGIADSDSSESWETSEQLVNDFCLDKLGVTVTSVARAHRVGRFSTEKARPIIAKFINDKEIEAILSNGRKLKETNFSIGRDYSLAHEGQNKKSKFIAEH; from the exons ATGAATGCGAGCGAGAATTG CCCTTTCAAGCGTGCTTGCTCTGCTATTGTTTGTGTTCTGCGCTTGTTGCTTCTCAGTGGGGACGTAGAAGTAAACCCAGGGCCCATGACAAAGGCGCAGGAAGAGAAATTAGACACCGTGGCAGAAACCGTATTACGACTTGAAGCGAGCAACGCCActcttattgaagcggtaacaaaagtgctaaacattcatgcgacactgaaaacagaccttgaaaatctaaccaaacgtgttcaagaacttgaaacaaaacttgaattggcttcatctgttagtacttctgcaaatcacgaaagtgggttatctaacatcgtcaataaaattgatgacttagaaaaccggtcgcgccgttcaaatgttctgttttatggtatcgccgatagtgactcgtctgaaagttgggagacgtcagagcaacttgtcaacgacttctgcctcgataagcttggagtcactgttacttccgttgctagggcgcatcgtgtgggccgtttctcgaccgagaaggcacggccaattatagcgaagtttatcaacgataaagaaattgaagccattctaagtaacggccgcaagctaaaggaaacaaattttagcatcggacgtgattattcgcttgct catgaaggccagaacaagaagaGCAAGTTTATTGCGGAGCATtga
- the LOC144106329 gene encoding uncharacterized protein LOC144106329, giving the protein METSGSSLLRLQSRDQPGPWAMGGSEVLEGSVAKPGKVPTGHSSNDGSPPASSCVQSTNPKIECTSKKVHRCSHCNKSFRRPAVLIQHVRTHTGERPYQCDHCDSCFTRRDSLVLHIRTHTGERPYRCGHCNSCFKHRTHLVDHLRTHTGERPHRCDHCDSSFTRKSSLVVHLSSHMGECPYRCDHCDSSFAQKASLMAHLRKHTGERPYQCDHCNSCFKRRTHLVDHLRTHTGERPHRCDHCGSSFTRKSSLVEHLSAHIGECPYRCDHCDSSFAQKAYLMAHLRKHTGERPYRCDHCSISFTQKHHLVRHLHTHTGDRKFQCELCPMAFTQNEGLKQHLESHN; this is encoded by the coding sequence GTTCCGTCGCCAAACCTGGCAAAGTTCCTACTGGACATAGTTCTAACGATGGCTCACCCCCAGCATCAAGTTGTGTGCAGAGCACAAATCCCAAGATTGAATGCACAAGCAAAAAGGTGCACCGTTGCAGCCACTGCAACAAGAGTTTCAGAAGGCCAGCTGTCCTGATACAACATGTTCGCACGCACACTGGTGAACGTCCATACCAGTGTGACCACTGCGACAGTTGTTTCACGCGTAGAGACTCCCTGGTTTTACACATTCGCACACATACTGGTGAACGTCCATATCGGTGTGGCCACTGCAACAGCTGTTTCAAGCACAGGACCCACCTGGTGGATCACCTTCGCACACACACTGGCGAGCGTCCACACCgatgtgaccactgtgacagcagttTCACACGCAAGTCCAGCCTTGTGGTACACCTTTCGTCACACATGGGCGAGTGTCCATACcggtgtgaccactgtgacagcagttTCGCACAGAAGGCTTCCCTGATGGCACACCTTCGCAAGCACACTGGTGAACGTCCATACCAGTGTGACCACTGCAACAGCTGTTTCAAGCGCAGGACCCACCTGGTGGACCACCTTCGCACACACACTGGCGAGCGTCCACACCgatgtgaccactgtggcagcagTTTCACACGCAAGTCCAGCCTTGTGGAACACCTTTCGGCACACATTGGCGAGTGTCCATACcggtgtgaccactgtgacagcagttTCGCACAGAAGGCTTACCTGATGGCACACCTTCGCAAGCACACTGGTGAACGTCCGTATCGGTGTGACCACTGCAGCATCAGCTTCACTCAAAAGCACCACCTGGTGCGACACCTGCACACGCACACCGGAGATAGGAAATTCCAGTGTGaactgtgccccatggcctttacACAAAATGAAGGCCTCAAACAGCACCTGGAATCCCATAATTAA